Proteins from a genomic interval of Pseudomonas versuta:
- the ureA gene encoding urease subunit gamma, translated as MDLTSREKDKMMIFTAGLLAERRLARGVMLNYPETIAYISAALLEGARDGRTVAELMHYGTTLLTREQVMQGIPEMIPDIQIEATFPDGTKLVTVHQPIA; from the coding sequence ATGGACCTGACCTCACGCGAAAAAGACAAGATGATGATCTTTACCGCCGGCCTGCTGGCCGAGCGGCGGTTGGCACGCGGGGTGATGCTTAACTACCCGGAAACCATCGCCTATATTTCCGCCGCCCTGCTCGAAGGCGCCCGCGATGGCCGTACCGTCGCCGAGCTGATGCACTACGGCACCACCCTGCTGACCCGCGAGCAGGTGATGCAGGGCATTCCGGAAATGATCCCCGACATCCAGATCGAAGCCACCTTCCCCGATGGCACCAAGCTGGTCACTGTCCACCAACCCATCGCCTGA
- a CDS encoding GNAT family N-acetyltransferase yields the protein MSYVTRGAVAADLPAIRDIYNDAVLNTLAIWNEQTVDLANRQQWFDARLAQGYPVLVIVDDSNVPLGYASFGDWRPFEGFRHTVEHSVYVHPEQRGKRLGPQLLAALIERARACGKHVMVAAIESGNGASIHVHKQLGFVTSAHMPQVGIKFGRWLDLTFMQLMLYPGALPPQECGK from the coding sequence ATGTCTTATGTCACCCGTGGTGCTGTCGCGGCCGACCTGCCGGCGATTCGCGACATCTACAACGATGCGGTGCTCAACACCCTCGCGATCTGGAACGAACAGACGGTCGATCTGGCCAACCGTCAGCAATGGTTCGATGCCCGCCTGGCCCAGGGTTATCCGGTGCTGGTGATCGTCGATGACAGCAATGTGCCGCTGGGCTACGCCTCGTTTGGCGACTGGCGCCCGTTTGAAGGGTTCCGCCATACCGTGGAGCATTCGGTGTACGTGCACCCCGAGCAACGGGGCAAGCGCCTCGGCCCGCAGTTGCTGGCAGCGCTGATTGAACGCGCCAGAGCCTGCGGCAAACACGTGATGGTCGCGGCCATCGAGAGCGGCAATGGTGCCTCGATCCATGTGCATAAACAGCTTGGTTTTGTAACCAGCGCACACATGCCGCAAGTCGGTATCAAGTTTGGCCGCTGGCTGGACCTGACCTTTATGCAACTGATGCTCTACCCCGGCGCGCT